From Anabrus simplex isolate iqAnaSimp1 chromosome 11, ASM4041472v1, whole genome shotgun sequence, a single genomic window includes:
- the mRpL33 gene encoding large ribosomal subunit protein bL33m isoform X2, whose translation MFLTNILLKKAKSKSIMVLMESVVSGHKYTQIRERLADKLEVIRFDPYIMKESVYKERKKIRSI comes from the exons ATGTTTTTGACCAATATTCTTTTGAAGAAGGCTAAGAGCAA GAGTATAATGGTGCTCATGGAGAGTGTCGTCAGCGGGCACAAATACACCCAGATTCGAGAGCGGCTCGCAGATAAGTTGGAAGTCATTCGATTTGACCCATACA TTATGAAGGAGAGCGTATATAAAGAACGTAAGAAGATCAGGAGTATCTGA
- the mRpL33 gene encoding large ribosomal subunit protein bL33m isoform X1 encodes MSEVLVCIGPCSVRHCFSRIEFGTNIIPFGHSFVQEFLPLVCIRSIMVLMESVVSGHKYTQIRERLADKLEVIRFDPYIMKESVYKERKKIRSI; translated from the exons atgtcggaggtcctggtttgtattggcccatgttctgttcgtcattgcttcagtcgtatagaattcgggacaaatatcattccttttggccactctttcgtccaggagtttcttccattggtctgtataag GAGTATAATGGTGCTCATGGAGAGTGTCGTCAGCGGGCACAAATACACCCAGATTCGAGAGCGGCTCGCAGATAAGTTGGAAGTCATTCGATTTGACCCATACA TTATGAAGGAGAGCGTATATAAAGAACGTAAGAAGATCAGGAGTATCTGA